Genomic window (Vicinamibacteria bacterium):
CAGAATAGACCCGGCGAGCGCCAGGTCTCGTCCGCGGGCTCGACCTCGGGGGTGAAACGTCTGAGCGACTCCGTGAGTCCTTCGACTCCCTTTCGAATCGCGGTCTCGTTCACCGCGCCGGCTCGAAGCTCGGTGGAAAGAGCGAGAGCCGCAGCGTAACGGTGCCCGGGGCGGATGCCTTTCTCCCACGCCTTTTCGTTCACCCAGAGGATGAACGCCTGAGGTTTTTCCTCGGCCACGACGGCCATGGGCTTCTCGCGCCAGTCCGGATGCGATTGGGCCAGGAGTTGGAGGGGGAACGCGGGGAGATCAACGCAGGCCAGCCGGTGCACGATACACCTCTCGATAGCGGCGTCCTGGTCCGCGGCGTTTGTCTTTCAAGATGACGATCTCGACCTCCGAGGGCGCGTCGGGATTGCGGTGTGCCTCGGCGCGAAGCGAGACGAGGGAGCTCAATGAGCTCGCCTCGCCCGTCTTGTCGGTCAGGGCGACGACGGCGGTAGCTGTCTTTTGTGCCAGGCCGACGAGCTTGGTGATGATGGGAACCGAGAGCTTTTTCGATTGGCGCGAGCGGCGCCCCTTGTTCTCCTGAAAAGCTTCGGGTCCGAGGTCTAGCACGACGAGCCCGAACCCCCCGGAGCGGGTCAGCTCTACGGTTGCTCTCGACGCCGCGCGGAGATCGGAGACGCGCACCACGGCGAGCCTTTTCAGATCGACACCCGAATCGGCGGCGTCGGGAGGAAAAAACGAGCTCTTTTCGAGCGTTACCCAGGCAACGGGCTCGTCTTTTCGCTGTGCCTCCAGCACGAGTCCGAAGGCAGCGGTGAGATTGGCCGCGGCGCGATGACCCGATATCTCGACGAGACGCCCCTCCATGGAAGCGAGACTCCAGACGTCTCGGCGATCGCGAGGAACCGCTTCGAGAGAAGCAACTCCCGTCGAAACCAGCCTCGGTGTCGCCATCGTTCGCTCAAAGTCGTCGACGTACCTCGATGACTTTTCCCAGAATCGTTACCGCCTCGGGAGGGGGGACGAGGACCTCGAAATCGGGGTTCTCCGGATACAGCTCGACGCGACGACCCCGAAGACGCAGGCGCTTGACGGTGGCTTCGTCCTCCACCAGCGCGACGACGATATCGCCCGAACGCGCCTCGGCTTGTCGGCGAACGAGAACCAGATCACCGGGAAAGATCCCGGCGCCGGACATGCTTTCGCCACGAACGCGAAGAGCGAAGATCCCCTCGCTCGTCAGGCTCGCTTCGATGGGCACGTATCCCTCGAGATCCTCGACGGCCGTCGAGAAATCTCCCGCCTGGACCCGCCCCAGAATGGGAACGAGTCTCGAGGGAAGAGCCCCTTCGGGCAGAGGAAGCTCGAGACCTCGCGACTCGCCGTCACGCTTGGAAAGCCGCCCTTCTCGGATGAGGGCCTCGAGATGCGCCCGCGCCGTCTCGACGGCGCGGAACCGAAACGCCTGCTGCACCTCCCGTACCGTGGGAGGGCGGCCCTCGAGAAGCCGCTCTCGAACGAACTGGAAGACGCGCTCTCTCGTCTCTCCCGGGGGCGTTTTCGGCATGGTGGAACGTTACCAGACAAATGTCTGGTACGTCAAGAGGGAAAATGCTCGGTCAGCGGTCTGCGGATTCCAGCATTTTCAACAGAAGCGACTTATCGAGAGCCTTCCGATCTTCGGGGCGAAGAAGAAACGGTTCCACGTCTCTCTCGACCTGATTCCACGATAGAGCCTTCACTCTCGATGCGGCCAGCTCCCTCCAGTTCGTTTCCGTTACCCGTGGACCCGGATAGCCAGTCTGTCTCAAGGCGTGGTTGAGATACGGAAGATTCGGAGAAACCTCCGGCCATCGGCTGAGATAGAAGAAGAGATCGAAGAAATCTCTTCCTTTGGCAAACCTGCGCTGGAGGACGGCATGCAGTTTTCCCGCGAGGAACGACGGCTTGTCATGGTGCAGGACGACGTAGGGCAGGTAAACGTTGACCAGCTTCTTCTCGAAACGGAAACTCGGAGGAGGGTTCGTGTCCACCTCCAACCTGACATTCAGTTTCTGATTCTCACGAGAGCTCAGGCCACATTCGTACAGCAATCGTTCGAAAACCACCATGCACGATTGTACGGCGCCCTGGAGGCGCGGCTTCAGTCGGACCCGGTATCCGCTGCTTTCGAGATCCCGGCGCATGCCGTCGAGTGCGACGTCGAGATCGTATGCGGGATCGGGCCGGACCAGGTGGAAATCGAGATCCTCGGAGAAGCGGGGCAGGTCGTGGACGATCCTCAAAGCGGTGCCACCGTGGAAGACGAGCTCGTCCAGCAGGTCTCGCTCGAAAAGCTGACGGAGCAGGACGTGGTGCAAGTATTCGCGAAGCCGGTTCCGCCTCGCCTGGTCCGTCGCCTCCCTTTTCGCGATCTCGACCGCTTGATCCTTCACTCACACCCTCGGAGAGGAAAGACTTCCGTCAGGAAGTCGACAGCGCGGCGTACCTTGGGGCTCTCGAAGCGGACCGCCGCGAGCAGAAGCTGGTCGTGACTCAGCTCGTCCAGGTTCTGAAAGCGCATCTCCTCGATGCGCTCCCGAGTCCACTCCCCGGGGTAGAGGTAGAACAAGTCGATGAGAGCCTTCTCGGGCACGGCCAGAAGGAACCTGGCCTGAAGGGGAACCGGGGTCACGGGGGTGGAGGTGTACTCGCGGTAGCCCCAGAAGCGACTCCGATCCAGCGATTGGTAGTGAAACCGACCGAGAGGCGTCTCCCAGTGATTCCGGCGCCTGGTGGTTACCGCTTGAACGACGCCGACGGCCTCCGGGATCAGGCCGTGGAATTCGAGCGCACTGAGAAGACTCACGTAGGATGGACGGTAAAGGTAGTTGGACACGAAGTAGAGCGAAGCTTCCTGTCGTCGATCAGCGGGCCTCAGAAGGTATTTCCCCCTCCGAAGCTGAATGAGCCGATCTTGGCTGACCCATCGCGAAAGTCGGGCCTGGATCTGGGAAGAGGGTTCATCGAACAACATGGCCAACTCCCTGGTCTCGAAGAACGGACGGTCTTGGAAGGTCTGGCGGATCGCGTCGAATTTCACGTCCGTAATTTACCATAATTGGTAAGTTATGTGCGAATATGCGGCGCCTGATTTCTCTTGAATGCGAAGACGCCGAGGCCCAAAGCACCGAGACCAATGAGTCAGCGCAGATCTGCGCCGTTGCCGGCCAACCCGGAACTTCAGGACCCGCGAACGTACTGCTCGACGACCGCAACCAGATACGTCTCGCCGACTTCGGCCAGGCCCGGCTCAGCAGTGAGACCGGTTCAGCTTTGGACGCTCTTTTACATGGCGCCGGAACAGACCGAACATGGCGCCCGTCCCGACGTGCGCTCCGACATCTATTCGCTGGGTGCTCTGGTGTATACCATGCTGACGGGCAAGCCACCTTACTCGACGGAAACGGCGAGTGACGAGCTGGCGAGCAGCCGCTCCACCCGCGAGAACGAGCGATGCCGCGCAAAGTAGAACGATGACCAGGACCGAGCGTCGCGCGAAAGCTTTCATGGGAACCTCCCGAGCGGAGGAATAATGGACTCATTGCATCGGGCGCCACCACTCGTGGCGCCGCGCACGTGCCGATGCTAAGCTCGGATTCGGACACGGAGACGGAGCCGGTGCCGGAGTAACTCGGGCGCAACGGACTTCGTCCAAAAGAGCATCGTGATGCTGTACGGGCTCGAGGTGCGCTTCATAGTGCGGAGCCTGCTGCGCTCGAAGACCTATACGATCTTCAGCGTCTTGACGCTCGGGGGCGCCATCGGCGCCACCGCCGCGATCTTTTCGATTCTCGACGCGATGCTGCTGCGACGGCTGCCGTACGAGGATCCTGACCGGATCGTGATGGTGTGGCTGAAAAACGATGCGCAAGGCTATCTGGAAGACGTCACGTCCTATCCCAGCTATGTCGACTTTCGAGACAGCAACGACACGCTCGCCGCGCTCGCGGCGTACAACCTCCAGACCTACCATTTGACGGGGGGGGGAGAGCCCGAACGCCTCGTGGGAGCCAACGTCTCCCCGAACTTCTTTCCGATGCTCGGGGTGGCACCCGAGCTGGGAGACTATCTCTCTGCGGAAACGGATTTCGTGTTTCCGGACCACCGCATCGTTCTCAGCCACGCGTTGTGGCAGCGGCGCTTCGGTGGGAGAGGCTCGGTCGTCGGCGAGCGGATCTTGCTCGATGGGACGCCGTTCATCGTCGTGGGGGTCATGCCCGCGTCTTTTCGCATCCCGGAGTTTCAAGATTTCTGGACCCCGTTGGCGCTCCAGGAAGACGCTCGCACCGCGAGACACGCCTTCTGGCTGTTCACCATCGGTCGACTGAAGCGGAACGTCGAGATCGAGGAAGCGCGTGCGGACCTCGAGGTCGTGATGAGGCGCATCGAGCGCGAGTTCTTCGGTTCCGAGGGTCGGATGGGAGTCGTCGTCAACCGCTTGCACGATCAGTGGGTGCGCGACATACGGGGAGGATTGGTGCTTCTCGGCGCGGGGGTCGCGAGCCTATGGCTCCTCGCGTGTACGAACCTCGCGGGCATCGGTCTGGCACGCGGAGCTGCACGCGACGATGAGATCGCTCTCCGCCGAACTCTCGGCGCGAGCGGCCGCCGGATCGTCGAGACCTTGGTGGGGGAGGGCATGCTCGTAGGCGCGCTG
Coding sequences:
- a CDS encoding nucleotidyl transferase AbiEii/AbiGii toxin family protein is translated as MKDQAVEIAKREATDQARRNRLREYLHHVLLRQLFERDLLDELVFHGGTALRIVHDLPRFSEDLDFHLVRPDPAYDLDVALDGMRRDLESSGYRVRLKPRLQGAVQSCMVVFERLLYECGLSSRENQKLNVRLEVDTNPPPSFRFEKKLVNVYLPYVVLHHDKPSFLAGKLHAVLQRRFAKGRDFFDLFFYLSRWPEVSPNLPYLNHALRQTGYPGPRVTETNWRELAASRVKALSWNQVERDVEPFLLRPEDRKALDKSLLLKMLESADR
- a CDS encoding recombinase A, whose product is MATPRLVSTGVASLEAVPRDRRDVWSLASMEGRLVEISGHRAAANLTAAFGLVLEAQRKDEPVAWVTLEKSSFFPPDAADSGVDLKRLAVVRVSDLRAASRATVELTRSGGFGLVVLDLGPEAFQENKGRRSRQSKKLSVPIITKLVGLAQKTATAVVALTDKTGEASSLSSLVSLRAEAHRNPDAPSEVEIVILKDKRRGPGRRYREVYRAPAGLR
- a CDS encoding ABC transporter permease; the protein is MLYGLEVRFIVRSLLRSKTYTIFSVLTLGGAIGATAAIFSILDAMLLRRLPYEDPDRIVMVWLKNDAQGYLEDVTSYPSYVDFRDSNDTLAALAAYNLQTYHLTGGGEPERLVGANVSPNFFPMLGVAPELGDYLSAETDFVFPDHRIVLSHALWQRRFGGRGSVVGERILLDGTPFIVVGVMPASFRIPEFQDFWTPLALQEDARTARHAFWLFTIGRLKRNVEIEEARADLEVVMRRIEREFFGSEGRMGVVVNRLHDQWVRDIRGGLVLLGAGVASLWLLACTNLAGIGLARGAARDDEIALRRTLGASGRRIVETLVGEGMLVGALAIPFALLLATVLTNAFVATAPAGPAGVPEPSVEPGTWVFAACLSVVSGVLLSLAPAIHASSRELYAQLRRGSGLRASGGSRQRSRRVLVVSEIALALVVLTGSMLLVRSFQ
- the lexA gene encoding transcriptional repressor LexA → MPKTPPGETRERVFQFVRERLLEGRPPTVREVQQAFRFRAVETARAHLEALIREGRLSKRDGESRGLELPLPEGALPSRLVPILGRVQAGDFSTAVEDLEGYVPIEASLTSEGIFALRVRGESMSGAGIFPGDLVLVRRQAEARSGDIVVALVEDEATVKRLRLRGRRVELYPENPDFEVLVPPPEAVTILGKVIEVRRRL